The following are encoded in a window of Alphaproteobacteria bacterium genomic DNA:
- a CDS encoding ubiquinol-cytochrome C chaperone: MSFLKHIFGEKKERAALAPLYRAAVARGRDPFWYREGGVPDTLDGRFDMVAAVTALVLLRFESLGEAGKRPAVVLTEIFIDDMDATLRQIGIGDYVVGKHVGRMMSALGGRLAAFRAAGGRDFKEAVRRNVFHEAAPSEEAVALVAGRLRTFAESLDRTGLEALLAGELP, from the coding sequence TTGTCCTTTCTGAAGCACATCTTCGGCGAGAAGAAAGAGCGCGCCGCGCTGGCGCCGCTCTACCGCGCGGCCGTCGCCCGGGGCCGCGATCCCTTCTGGTATCGCGAAGGCGGCGTTCCGGACACGCTCGACGGCCGGTTCGACATGGTCGCGGCGGTGACGGCGCTCGTCCTGCTGCGCTTCGAATCGCTCGGCGAAGCGGGGAAAAGGCCCGCCGTCGTCCTCACCGAGATCTTCATCGACGACATGGACGCGACTTTGCGCCAGATCGGCATCGGCGACTATGTGGTGGGCAAGCATGTCGGGCGGATGATGAGCGCGCTCGGCGGCCGCCTCGCCGCCTTCCGCGCCGCCGGCGGCCGCGATTTCAAAGAGGCGGTGCGGCGCAACGTCTTCCATGAGGCGGCGCCTTCGGAAGAGGCGGTGGCGCTGGTGGCAGGGCGCCTGCGAACCTTCGCCGAATCTCTCGACCGGACCGGGCTTGAGGCATTGCTCGCGGGAGAGCTGCCGTGA
- a CDS encoding NADP-dependent malic enzyme yields MGRPGKIEIVASKPMATQRDLSLAYSPGVAVPVRAIAANPGLAYDYTAKGNLVAVISNGTAILGLGNLGALAAKPVMEGKAVLFKRFADVDSIDIELDTEDPDKFIEAVALMEPSFGGINLEDIAAPECFIIEQALRERMNIPVMHDDQHGTAIISAAGLINACHLTGRKLKDIRLVVNGAGAAAIACTELIKAMGVPHDHVIMCDRKGVIYQGREGLDQWKSAHAVKTDRRTLEEALKGADAFFGLSAAGALKPEMVKDMAKKPIIFAMANPDPEISPPDAKAARPDAIIATGRSDYPNQVNNVLGFPFIFRGALDVRATTINDAMKIAAANALAELAREAVPEEVAEAYGKAQSFGPDYIIPAPFDPRLMEIVPAAVAQAAMDSGVARKPIEDMAAYRTALRSRLNPTTSVLTLAYEAARANPRRVLFAEGEEDVVLRAAIAFRDGGYGIPLLVGRDDVYDRLRSLGVEDPQSFTVFNSRNYPRVREMSDFLYQRLQRRGYMHRELERIVNQDRNIFASLLLQMGEADAMITGVTRPYAQSYRQIRRVLDPQEGVTPFGIHLMVGQSHTVFIADTTVTERPTGEQLAEIAVQTAQIARRMGHEPRVAFLSYSNFGNPEGSFLERIRDAVKIMDGRSDVDFEYEGEMSPDTALDPELQKLYPFMRLTGPANVLVMPGLQTANISAKLMRELGGDAVIGPMLVGMEKQVQIAPMSATASDLVTLAVLAGGRVVR; encoded by the coding sequence ATGGGCCGCCCGGGCAAGATCGAGATCGTCGCCTCCAAGCCGATGGCGACGCAGCGCGACCTCAGCCTCGCTTACTCGCCCGGAGTCGCCGTTCCGGTGCGCGCGATCGCCGCCAATCCGGGGCTCGCCTACGATTACACCGCCAAGGGCAATCTCGTCGCGGTCATCTCCAACGGCACCGCCATTCTCGGCCTCGGCAATCTCGGAGCGCTCGCGGCGAAGCCGGTGATGGAAGGCAAGGCGGTCCTGTTCAAGCGCTTCGCCGACGTCGATTCGATCGACATCGAGCTCGACACCGAGGATCCCGACAAGTTCATCGAGGCGGTGGCGCTGATGGAGCCGAGCTTCGGCGGGATCAACCTCGAGGACATCGCCGCGCCGGAATGCTTCATCATCGAGCAGGCGCTTCGCGAGCGGATGAACATCCCGGTGATGCACGACGACCAGCACGGCACGGCGATCATCAGCGCCGCCGGCCTTATCAACGCCTGCCACCTGACGGGGCGAAAGCTCAAGGACATCAGGCTGGTGGTGAACGGCGCCGGCGCCGCGGCGATCGCCTGCACCGAGCTCATCAAGGCGATGGGCGTGCCGCACGACCATGTCATCATGTGCGACCGCAAGGGCGTCATCTACCAGGGCCGCGAGGGGCTGGACCAGTGGAAGTCGGCGCACGCGGTGAAGACCGACCGGCGAACGCTCGAGGAGGCCTTGAAGGGCGCCGACGCCTTTTTCGGCCTGTCCGCGGCCGGTGCGCTCAAGCCGGAGATGGTCAAGGACATGGCCAAGAAGCCGATCATCTTCGCCATGGCCAATCCCGATCCCGAAATCTCGCCGCCCGACGCCAAGGCCGCCCGGCCCGACGCGATCATCGCCACCGGCCGCTCGGACTATCCGAACCAGGTCAACAACGTGCTGGGCTTCCCGTTCATCTTCCGCGGCGCGCTCGACGTCCGGGCGACGACGATCAACGACGCGATGAAGATCGCCGCCGCCAACGCGCTCGCCGAGCTTGCGCGCGAGGCCGTGCCCGAGGAGGTCGCCGAGGCCTATGGCAAGGCGCAGAGCTTCGGCCCGGATTACATCATCCCCGCGCCGTTCGATCCCAGGCTGATGGAGATCGTGCCGGCCGCGGTCGCCCAGGCGGCGATGGATTCGGGAGTCGCGCGAAAGCCGATCGAAGACATGGCCGCCTATCGCACCGCGCTCCGCTCGAGGCTCAACCCGACGACCTCGGTCCTCACCCTCGCCTACGAGGCCGCACGCGCCAATCCGCGCCGCGTGCTGTTCGCGGAAGGGGAGGAGGACGTGGTGCTTCGCGCCGCGATCGCCTTCCGCGACGGCGGCTACGGAATCCCGCTGCTGGTCGGCCGCGACGACGTCTACGATCGGCTCCGCTCGCTCGGGGTCGAGGACCCGCAGAGCTTCACCGTGTTCAACAGCCGCAACTATCCGCGCGTCCGCGAGATGTCCGACTTTCTCTACCAGCGTCTTCAGCGGCGCGGCTACATGCACCGCGAGCTCGAGCGGATCGTCAACCAGGACCGCAACATCTTCGCCTCGCTGCTGCTGCAGATGGGCGAGGCGGACGCGATGATCACCGGAGTCACCCGGCCCTACGCGCAGAGCTATCGCCAGATCCGCCGCGTGCTCGATCCGCAGGAGGGGGTGACCCCGTTCGGAATCCACCTGATGGTCGGCCAGTCGCACACCGTCTTCATCGCCGACACGACGGTGACCGAGCGGCCGACCGGCGAACAGCTCGCCGAAATCGCCGTGCAGACCGCGCAGATCGCGCGGCGAATGGGCCACGAGCCGCGAGTCGCCTTCCTGTCCTATTCCAATTTCGGCAATCCGGAGGGCAGCTTCCTCGAGCGCATCCGCGACGCGGTGAAGATCATGGACGGGCGAAGCGACGTCGACTTCGAATATGAAGGCGAGATGTCGCCCGACACCGCGCTCGATCCGGAGCTTCAGAAGCTCTACCCGTTCATGCGCCTGACCGGGCCGGCCAACGTGCTCGTCATGCCCGGCCTTCAGACGGCCAACATATCGGCCAAGCTGATGCGCGAGCTCGGCGGCGACGCCGTGATCGGGCCGATGCTTGTCGGAATGGAGAAGCAGGTCCAGATCGCCCCGATGTCGGCGACCGCCTCGGACCTGGTGACCCTGGCGGTCCTCGCGGGCGGACGGGTGGTGCGCTAG
- a CDS encoding c-type cytochrome — MRFSLSSLRGLLPLLLLFLPAPLFAQGQGAQVAWRLLDYMAVDYAGAVGPDGRVLSASEYAEMREFSSSVTQRIAALPARPGQAALTAEARGVEAAVARKAPPAEVQRLAQALGTHLLAAYPVPRAPSAAPDLAAGARLYAQRCASCHGATGAADTPMARQLDPAPVAFADRARARERSSFALFQVIGQGLEGTAMQSFAELPEQDRWALAFQTGRFAYPEALAAAGRRYWEADPALRARIPNLEALVSITPAALSREVGEEKASAVIAYLRSDPGAVARREGGQTLGIAHELLRQSLAAYQSGNRDRAAELALAAYLDGFEPVEAVLNAREGGLVAEVETEMGGLRAAIGRGAPAADVAARVERLQALFSRAETALAPEAGSAASTFLGALAILLREGLEALLIVVAMIGFLRKADRRDMLRWVHGGWIVALAAGIATWWIASNLITISGAGRELTEGFGSLLAAAILLFVGVWMHGKAQAGAWQAYVRDKLDKALSRGSAWFLFLLAFVAVYREVFETIIFFAAMGGEGNGAPLAAGVAVGAVLLGLIAWAMLRLSARLPIAQFFAYSAALIAVLAVVLAGKGVAALQEAGMIGVTPLAGWPRSPMLGLFPTLESMLAQGAMAALLAIGFLYIHRRPAAA, encoded by the coding sequence ATGCGCTTTAGTCTTTCGAGCCTGCGAGGGCTCCTGCCACTGCTCCTCCTGTTTCTGCCAGCGCCGCTTTTCGCCCAGGGCCAGGGCGCGCAGGTGGCGTGGCGGCTGCTCGATTACATGGCGGTCGACTATGCCGGCGCGGTCGGGCCGGACGGGCGGGTGCTTAGCGCATCCGAATATGCCGAGATGCGCGAATTCTCATCCAGCGTGACACAGCGGATCGCCGCCTTGCCCGCGCGGCCCGGGCAAGCGGCGCTGACCGCCGAGGCGCGCGGAGTCGAGGCGGCGGTCGCGCGCAAGGCGCCGCCGGCCGAAGTGCAAAGGCTCGCCCAGGCGCTCGGAACCCACCTGCTTGCCGCCTATCCCGTGCCCCGCGCGCCCTCCGCGGCGCCCGATCTCGCCGCCGGCGCCCGGCTCTACGCACAGCGTTGCGCCTCCTGTCACGGCGCCACCGGCGCGGCCGACACGCCCATGGCCCGCCAGCTCGATCCGGCGCCGGTCGCCTTCGCCGATCGCGCCCGGGCGCGCGAGCGGAGCAGCTTCGCGCTTTTCCAGGTGATCGGCCAGGGACTCGAAGGCACGGCCATGCAGAGCTTCGCCGAGCTTCCCGAGCAGGACCGCTGGGCGCTCGCCTTCCAGACCGGCCGCTTCGCCTATCCCGAAGCGCTGGCCGCCGCCGGCCGCCGCTATTGGGAGGCCGATCCGGCGCTGCGCGCCCGAATTCCCAATCTGGAGGCGCTCGTCTCGATCACCCCCGCCGCGCTCTCCCGCGAGGTCGGCGAGGAGAAAGCGAGCGCGGTGATCGCCTATCTCCGCTCCGATCCGGGCGCCGTCGCCCGGCGCGAGGGCGGCCAAACGCTGGGTATCGCCCACGAATTGCTGCGCCAGAGCCTCGCCGCCTACCAGAGCGGCAATCGCGACCGCGCGGCTGAGCTGGCGCTGGCCGCCTATCTCGACGGATTCGAGCCGGTCGAGGCGGTGCTCAATGCGCGCGAAGGCGGGCTGGTCGCCGAGGTCGAGACCGAGATGGGCGGCCTTCGCGCCGCGATCGGCCGCGGCGCGCCGGCTGCCGACGTGGCAGCCCGGGTCGAGCGGCTGCAAGCCCTGTTCTCCCGCGCCGAGACCGCGCTCGCGCCCGAAGCGGGAAGCGCCGCCTCGACCTTCCTCGGCGCGCTCGCCATCCTGCTGCGCGAGGGGCTGGAAGCGTTGCTGATCGTGGTGGCGATGATCGGCTTTTTGAGGAAGGCCGACCGGCGCGACATGCTGCGCTGGGTCCATGGCGGGTGGATCGTCGCGCTCGCCGCCGGAATCGCCACCTGGTGGATCGCGAGCAACCTGATCACCATCAGCGGCGCCGGCCGCGAGCTGACCGAAGGCTTCGGCTCCCTGCTCGCCGCCGCGATCCTGCTCTTCGTCGGCGTGTGGATGCACGGCAAGGCGCAGGCCGGCGCGTGGCAGGCCTATGTCCGCGACAAGCTCGACAAGGCGCTCTCCCGCGGATCGGCCTGGTTCCTGTTCCTGCTGGCCTTCGTCGCCGTCTACCGCGAGGTGTTCGAGACGATCATCTTCTTCGCCGCGATGGGCGGCGAGGGCAACGGAGCGCCGCTCGCGGCCGGAGTCGCCGTCGGCGCGGTGCTGCTCGGCCTGATCGCCTGGGCGATGCTCCGCCTCAGCGCCCGGCTGCCGATCGCCCAATTCTTCGCTTATTCGGCGGCTTTGATCGCGGTGCTTGCGGTGGTGCTCGCCGGCAAGGGCGTCGCCGCGCTCCAGGAAGCCGGGATGATCGGAGTGACGCCGCTCGCCGGCTGGCCGCGAAGCCCGATGCTCGGCCTCTTCCCTACGCTCGAATCGATGCTCGCGCAGGGGGCGATGGCGGCGCTTCTGGCGATCGGCTTCCTCTACATTCACCGCCGGCCGGCCGCCGCCTGA
- the ssb gene encoding single-stranded DNA-binding protein, producing the protein MAGVNKVILVGNLGDDPEARSLNNGGEVVNLRVATSESWKDRDGNRQERTEWHRVVIFNENLGKVAKSYLKKGSKVYLEGQIQTRKWTDNSGQDKYSTEIVLQRFRGELVLLDSRGGGGGGYGGGGGDFADTGGNDFGGGARPQSRPQPAFDSDLDDDVPF; encoded by the coding sequence ATGGCGGGCGTGAACAAGGTGATCCTGGTCGGCAATCTCGGCGACGACCCCGAGGCGCGAAGCCTCAACAATGGCGGCGAGGTGGTGAACCTGCGAGTCGCCACGTCGGAGAGCTGGAAGGACCGGGACGGCAACCGCCAGGAGCGGACCGAATGGCACCGGGTCGTCATCTTCAACGAGAATCTCGGCAAGGTCGCCAAGTCCTACCTCAAGAAGGGCTCGAAGGTTTACCTGGAGGGCCAGATCCAGACCCGCAAGTGGACCGACAATAGCGGCCAGGACAAATATTCGACCGAGATCGTGCTCCAGCGCTTCCGCGGCGAACTGGTCCTGCTCGACAGCCGGGGCGGCGGTGGCGGCGGCTATGGCGGCGGCGGCGGCGACTTCGCCGACACCGGCGGCAACGATTTCGGCGGCGGCGCCCGCCCGCAATCCCGCCCCCAGCCCGCCTTCGACAGCGACCTCGACGACGACGTTCCGTTTTAG
- a CDS encoding COQ9 family protein, translating into MNLDELRAELAPRLPAHAAFDGWSDAAIAMAAGEIGVPADRARLAFPGGAVEMIDAWFDWIDKAMLLAFPPERIAAMKIRERIRELILFRLEATAPHREALRRALSILAMPQNAIAGARLAWRGADRIWRVAGDMATDFNHYSKRAILLGVYGATSLVFLDDDSADYAQTRLFLDRRIDEVMRFEKAKARWRGTKQRLPSLSRFLGRLRYPAV; encoded by the coding sequence ATGAATCTGGACGAGCTTCGCGCCGAGCTCGCGCCGCGCCTGCCGGCCCATGCCGCGTTCGACGGATGGAGCGATGCGGCGATCGCCATGGCCGCGGGCGAGATCGGCGTGCCGGCGGACCGCGCGCGGCTTGCCTTTCCGGGCGGCGCGGTCGAGATGATCGACGCCTGGTTCGACTGGATCGACAAGGCGATGCTGCTCGCCTTTCCGCCGGAGCGGATCGCGGCGATGAAGATCCGCGAGAGGATTCGCGAACTGATCCTGTTCAGGCTCGAGGCGACGGCGCCGCACCGCGAGGCGCTGAGGCGCGCGCTCTCGATCCTCGCAATGCCCCAGAATGCGATCGCCGGCGCAAGGCTCGCCTGGCGCGGGGCGGACCGCATCTGGCGCGTGGCCGGCGACATGGCGACCGACTTCAACCATTATTCCAAGCGCGCGATCCTGCTCGGAGTCTATGGAGCGACCAGCCTCGTCTTCCTCGACGACGACAGCGCCGACTACGCCCAGACCCGCCTCTTCCTCGATCGCCGGATCGACGAGGTGATGCGCTTCGAAAAAGCCAAGGCGCGCTGGCGCGGAACGAAGCAGCGGCTGCCGAGCCTAAGCCGCTTCCTCGGAAGGCTCCGCTACCCGGCGGTCTAG
- a CDS encoding DUF177 domain-containing protein yields the protein MSEPEFSRLVRLDTLGEGERRMRIEAEEGERAALARRFGLVAIDRLAADFTLRRRGEEVAMAGALSAAVVQSCVATGVPLEAALDEPFEILFRPQPEAASGEEEVELDDSELDVVFYDAAAVDAGEAVAETLLLNLDPYPRAPGAEEALRAAGVKSEEEAGPFAALAGLKDKLRKD from the coding sequence GTGAGCGAGCCCGAATTCAGCCGCCTCGTCCGGCTCGATACGCTCGGCGAAGGCGAGCGTCGCATGCGGATCGAGGCGGAAGAGGGCGAACGGGCCGCGCTCGCCCGCCGCTTCGGCCTGGTGGCGATCGACCGGCTCGCGGCCGATTTCACGCTCAGGCGCCGCGGCGAGGAGGTGGCGATGGCCGGCGCGCTCTCGGCGGCCGTGGTCCAGTCGTGCGTCGCCACCGGCGTCCCGCTGGAGGCCGCGCTCGACGAGCCGTTCGAAATCCTCTTCCGCCCCCAGCCCGAGGCTGCGAGCGGCGAGGAGGAGGTCGAGCTCGACGATTCCGAGCTGGACGTCGTCTTCTACGACGCCGCGGCCGTCGACGCCGGCGAGGCCGTGGCGGAAACCCTGCTGCTGAACCTCGATCCCTATCCGCGCGCGCCCGGCGCCGAGGAGGCGCTCAGGGCCGCCGGCGTGAAGAGCGAGGAGGAGGCCGGCCCCTTCGCCGCGCTGGCCGGGCTCAAGGACAAGCTCAGGAAGGACTGA
- a CDS encoding outer membrane protein assembly factor BamE has protein sequence MEFNMTFPRGSRALVAVAFAAALLGGCTRVVDHQGYLVDEPLVAAIQPGVDNRESVQGTLGRPTFVGQFDQSDWYYVSRTTRQLAFNMPRPHEQTVLRVHFDASGNVESVTRSGLELVSNIDPSNEKTPTLGSHSNLLQELFGNIGAVGQAGRSAPTSDNPNGR, from the coding sequence ATGGAATTCAACATGACCTTCCCTCGTGGCTCGCGCGCTCTCGTCGCGGTCGCCTTCGCCGCGGCCCTGCTCGGCGGCTGCACGCGCGTCGTCGACCATCAGGGCTATCTGGTCGACGAGCCTTTGGTCGCCGCGATCCAGCCCGGAGTCGACAATCGCGAATCGGTCCAGGGCACGCTCGGCCGGCCGACCTTCGTCGGCCAGTTCGACCAGAGCGACTGGTATTACGTGTCGCGCACCACCCGCCAGCTCGCCTTCAACATGCCGCGCCCCCACGAGCAGACCGTGCTTCGAGTCCATTTCGACGCCAGCGGCAATGTCGAGAGCGTCACCCGAAGCGGCCTGGAGCTGGTCTCCAACATCGATCCGAGCAACGAGAAGACCCCGACGCTCGGAAGCCACAGCAACCTGCTCCAGGAGCTGTTCGGCAATATCGGCGCGGTCGGCCAGGCCGGCCGAAGCGCGCCGACGTCCGACAATCCCAACGGGCGGTAA
- a CDS encoding DMT family transporter produces the protein MHNPPRLAFPALIVANLVLAAGPWLVRLCQQEAAIGPVAAGFWRLALALPFLAFIAVRQQRGQPFPAWTLVAAVAIGGIFFAADLAAWHAGILRTKLANATLFGNFASFIFTIYGFILLRRAPRAVQLAALALAAVGTVLLIGNSYEMSRAHFAGDLLALLAGLFYAFYLVAVDRARQTMKPWPVLAIATAGGALPILIFALAIGEPVMPQDWAPVIALSVSSQLIGQGLLVYAMGHLSPVVTGLCFLTQPIASAAIGWIAFQERLSSQDWIGALLICAALVLIRVPERKNGGEAAVRY, from the coding sequence ATGCACAACCCGCCCCGGCTCGCTTTCCCCGCTTTGATCGTCGCCAATCTCGTGCTGGCGGCGGGGCCGTGGCTGGTGCGGCTGTGCCAGCAGGAGGCGGCGATCGGGCCGGTGGCGGCCGGATTCTGGCGGCTGGCGCTGGCGCTTCCCTTTCTCGCCTTCATCGCCGTCCGCCAGCAGCGCGGGCAGCCTTTCCCGGCCTGGACCCTGGTCGCGGCGGTGGCGATCGGCGGGATCTTCTTCGCCGCCGATCTCGCCGCCTGGCATGCCGGGATCCTTCGCACCAAGCTCGCCAACGCGACCCTGTTCGGCAATTTCGCAAGCTTCATCTTCACCATCTACGGCTTCATCCTGCTTCGCCGGGCGCCGCGGGCGGTCCAGCTAGCGGCGCTCGCGCTGGCCGCGGTCGGCACGGTCCTGCTCATCGGCAACAGCTACGAAATGTCGCGCGCGCATTTCGCCGGCGACCTGCTCGCGCTTCTCGCCGGCCTGTTCTACGCTTTCTACCTCGTCGCGGTGGACAGGGCGCGGCAGACGATGAAGCCCTGGCCGGTGCTGGCCATCGCCACCGCCGGCGGCGCGCTTCCGATCCTGATCTTCGCGCTGGCGATCGGCGAGCCGGTCATGCCGCAGGATTGGGCGCCGGTAATCGCCTTGTCGGTGAGCAGCCAGCTCATCGGCCAGGGGCTGCTGGTCTACGCCATGGGCCATCTCTCGCCGGTCGTCACCGGCCTGTGCTTCCTCACCCAGCCGATCGCCTCGGCCGCGATCGGCTGGATCGCCTTCCAGGAGCGGCTGTCGAGCCAGGACTGGATCGGCGCGCTGCTGATCTGCGCGGCCCTGGTTCTGATCCGCGTTCCCGAGCGCAAGAATGGGGGCGAGGCGGCGGTCCGATATTGA
- the mutS gene encoding DNA mismatch repair protein MutS, which yields MMAQYLALKAEAEGSLLFYRMGDFFELFFDDARVAAQCLDIALTARGEHEGAPIPMCGVPIHAAEAYLARLIRAGHRVAIAEQTESPAEAKKRGGKSVVNRAIVRVVTAGTLTEEALLDARAANWLAAVAKVGERYGIAAADVSTGRFELASVAPGALDAELARLGAAEIIANEALDGAELWVRGFDSIQAERRLKERFEVATLDGFGQFDRAALCAAGGLLAYLDEVARESLPFLRPPVALSSGDHMMIDAATRESLELTRSASGTRAGSLLAALDATVTGAGARLLAADLGAPLLDRAKIEARLDLVALFEGDSGAREWLRRQLRALPDIGRALGRLVSGRGSPRDLGQLRDGLGEARHLHDRLAMLPEPPALLARLLPALTGHGALVDHLSRALVPSPPIDTAQGGYIAEGYDAALDTLRATGGEGRRAIAALEARYKSQTGIATLKIRHNNVLGFHIEVPARNADRLMAADSGFTHRQTLAGVVRFNAPDLHDEAQRVNQAGARALAAEAAHFEELCEAALARAEPVAAAADALARLDVAAALAERAAERGWCRPRFEDHACFEVEGGRHPVVEDALKAGGARFVANDCKLSEDSRLWLVTGPNMGGKSTFLRQNALIILLAQAGSYVPAARAKLGLVDRLFSRVGASDNLARGRSTFMVEMVETAAILAQAGPNSFVILDEVGRGTSTYDGLAIAWAVVEAIHDRAKCRCLFATHYHELTRLAERLDALSLHHVRAREWKGDLVLLHEVAEGPADRSYGIAVAKLAGLPPPVLARAKSVLAKLEQGRAATGGIAAGLDDLPLFAAAEAEPPAADPVREALAQADPDSLAPREALELVYRLKRLLSADGG from the coding sequence ATGATGGCGCAATATCTCGCGCTCAAGGCGGAGGCCGAGGGCTCTCTGCTGTTCTACCGGATGGGCGATTTCTTCGAATTGTTCTTCGACGACGCACGCGTGGCGGCCCAATGCCTCGACATCGCTCTGACCGCGCGGGGCGAGCATGAGGGCGCGCCGATCCCGATGTGCGGAGTCCCCATCCACGCCGCCGAGGCCTACCTTGCCCGGCTGATCCGGGCCGGCCACCGGGTCGCCATCGCCGAGCAGACCGAAAGCCCCGCGGAGGCGAAGAAGCGCGGCGGCAAATCGGTCGTCAACCGCGCCATCGTGCGAGTCGTCACCGCGGGCACGCTGACCGAGGAGGCCCTGCTCGACGCGCGCGCCGCCAACTGGCTGGCCGCGGTGGCCAAAGTGGGCGAGCGCTACGGCATCGCAGCCGCCGACGTTTCGACCGGCCGGTTCGAGCTGGCCTCGGTCGCCCCGGGCGCGCTCGACGCCGAGCTGGCCAGACTGGGCGCGGCGGAGATCATCGCCAACGAGGCGCTGGACGGCGCCGAGCTATGGGTGCGCGGGTTCGATTCGATCCAGGCCGAGCGGCGGCTGAAGGAACGGTTCGAGGTGGCGACGCTGGACGGCTTCGGCCAGTTCGACCGCGCGGCTCTGTGCGCCGCCGGCGGGCTGCTCGCCTATCTCGACGAGGTCGCGCGCGAATCGTTGCCCTTCCTTCGCCCGCCGGTCGCGCTCTCCTCGGGCGATCACATGATGATCGACGCGGCGACCCGCGAGAGCCTCGAGCTGACCCGGTCCGCCTCGGGCACGCGCGCGGGGAGCCTGCTCGCGGCGCTCGACGCCACCGTCACCGGCGCCGGCGCGCGGCTGCTCGCCGCCGATCTTGGCGCCCCCCTGCTCGATAGGGCGAAGATCGAGGCGCGGCTCGACCTCGTCGCCTTGTTCGAGGGCGATTCGGGCGCGCGCGAGTGGCTCAGGCGGCAGCTTCGCGCTCTTCCCGACATCGGCCGCGCCTTGGGCCGGCTGGTCTCCGGCCGCGGGAGCCCGCGCGATCTCGGGCAGTTGCGCGACGGGCTCGGCGAGGCCCGGCACCTGCACGACCGCCTCGCCATGCTGCCGGAGCCGCCCGCCCTTCTTGCCCGGTTGCTTCCCGCGCTCACCGGCCACGGCGCCCTGGTCGATCATCTGTCGCGCGCTTTGGTGCCCTCGCCGCCGATCGACACCGCTCAGGGCGGCTATATCGCCGAGGGCTATGACGCCGCGCTCGATACCCTGCGCGCGACAGGCGGCGAGGGGCGCCGGGCGATCGCGGCGCTCGAGGCGCGCTACAAGAGCCAGACCGGCATCGCGACTCTCAAGATCCGGCACAACAACGTGCTCGGCTTCCACATCGAGGTTCCGGCGCGCAACGCCGACAGGCTGATGGCCGCGGATTCGGGCTTCACCCACCGCCAGACGCTCGCCGGAGTCGTCCGCTTCAACGCCCCCGATCTGCACGACGAGGCGCAGCGGGTGAACCAGGCGGGGGCCCGTGCGCTCGCCGCCGAGGCCGCGCATTTCGAGGAATTGTGCGAAGCGGCGCTCGCCCGGGCCGAGCCGGTCGCCGCGGCGGCCGACGCGCTCGCCCGGCTCGACGTCGCCGCAGCACTCGCCGAGCGGGCCGCCGAGCGCGGCTGGTGCCGCCCGCGCTTCGAGGACCACGCCTGCTTCGAGGTCGAGGGGGGCCGCCACCCGGTCGTTGAGGACGCCCTGAAGGCCGGCGGGGCGCGCTTCGTCGCCAACGATTGCAAGCTTTCCGAAGACTCGCGCCTGTGGCTCGTCACCGGCCCGAACATGGGCGGCAAATCGACCTTCCTGCGCCAGAACGCCTTGATTATCCTGCTCGCCCAGGCCGGCTCCTACGTGCCGGCGGCGCGGGCGAAGCTGGGCCTCGTCGACCGGCTGTTCAGCCGCGTCGGCGCTTCGGACAATTTGGCCCGCGGCCGTTCGACCTTCATGGTCGAGATGGTCGAGACGGCGGCGATCCTCGCCCAGGCCGGGCCGAACAGCTTCGTCATCCTCGACGAGGTCGGCCGCGGCACATCGACCTATGACGGCCTCGCCATCGCCTGGGCGGTGGTCGAGGCGATCCACGACCGCGCCAAATGCCGCTGCCTGTTCGCCACCCATTATCACGAGCTGACGCGCCTCGCCGAGCGGCTCGACGCGCTGTCGCTCCACCATGTGCGGGCGCGCGAGTGGAAGGGCGATCTCGTCCTCCTCCACGAGGTCGCCGAGGGACCGGCGGATCGCAGCTACGGAATCGCGGTGGCCAAGCTCGCCGGCCTTCCGCCGCCGGTCCTCGCCCGCGCCAAATCTGTGCTCGCCAAGCTGGAGCAGGGCCGCGCCGCCACCGGCGGGATCGCCGCCGGCCTCGACGACCTGCCGCTGTTCGCCGCCGCAGAGGCCGAGCCGCCCGCGGCCGACCCGGTGCGCGAGGCGCTTGCGCAGGCCGACCCCGACAGCCTCGCCCCGCGCGAGGCGCTCGAGCTGGTCTACCGGCTCAAGCGCCTGCTCTCCGCGGACGGCGGATGA